A portion of the candidate division KSB1 bacterium genome contains these proteins:
- a CDS encoding glycoside hydrolase: MKWHVLMVNVCLWGVAAGAAPDAGTRWIHPRCDTLNLPRRGPFVLMADGALATLDDRGFSLSYDGGKSWSEPSPVCEGINPAEPASYHLLRTKSNVLVVVFLNFAGRKFSWDGERNEPGDCKLEVWAVRSLDGGKTWIDKLRLLDGYNANFFGLIQTSSGRVVVPLQHLVSDPGRLVTCSFWSDDDGHTWRRSNWIDLGGHGHHDGAFEPTIAELPDGRLLMLIRTNLDRFWQAISEDSGRYWRTIQPSPINASSAPGHLVRLRSGRFALVWNRLNPEGRTWPKSNPSPFHTEFPASWHREELSIAFSEDGLHWGEPVVIARQVGGQLSYPYLFEPSPGQIWVIVGFALKKLWQDPWPLQLRLREKDFVKQ, from the coding sequence ATGAAGTGGCACGTGCTCATGGTGAACGTTTGCCTGTGGGGAGTAGCCGCTGGCGCTGCTCCAGACGCCGGCACGCGCTGGATACACCCGCGCTGCGATACCCTCAACCTGCCAAGGCGAGGCCCCTTTGTGCTCATGGCAGATGGCGCCTTGGCCACCCTGGATGACCGCGGCTTTTCCTTGAGCTATGACGGCGGCAAGAGCTGGTCGGAGCCATCGCCCGTGTGCGAGGGCATCAACCCGGCCGAGCCCGCCTCTTACCACCTGCTGCGCACGAAGAGCAACGTCTTGGTGGTCGTCTTCCTGAACTTTGCAGGGCGCAAGTTTAGTTGGGATGGTGAGCGAAACGAACCTGGGGACTGCAAGCTGGAGGTGTGGGCCGTGCGCAGCCTGGATGGCGGCAAGACGTGGATCGACAAGCTGCGCCTTCTTGATGGCTACAACGCCAATTTCTTCGGCCTGATTCAAACCAGTTCCGGGAGGGTCGTGGTGCCTTTGCAGCACCTGGTGTCTGACCCCGGACGGCTGGTCACTTGCTCCTTTTGGTCCGACGACGATGGCCACACGTGGCGGCGCAGTAACTGGATCGACTTGGGCGGACACGGCCACCACGACGGGGCCTTCGAACCCACGATCGCCGAGCTTCCCGATGGCCGGCTCCTCATGCTGATACGCACCAACTTGGACCGTTTCTGGCAGGCCATCTCTGAGGACAGTGGCCGCTACTGGCGGACCATCCAGCCCTCGCCCATCAACGCCAGCAGCGCGCCAGGCCATCTGGTGCGCCTACGCAGCGGCCGCTTCGCGTTGGTTTGGAACAGGCTCAATCCCGAGGGCCGGACCTGGCCCAAGAGCAATCCTTCGCCGTTTCACACGGAATTCCCTGCTTCCTGGCATCGGGAGGAGCTGAGCATAGCCTTTTCCGAAGACGGTTTGCACTGGGGCGAGCCGGTGGTCATCGCCCGGCAGGTTGGCGGCCAGCTTAGCTATCCCTACCTGTTCGAGCCCTCTCCCGGGCAAATCTGGGTGATAGTAGGCTTTGCCCTGAAGAAACTCTGGCAGGACCCCTGGCCGTTACAGTTGCGTTTGCGAGAGAAGGATTTCGTCAAACAGTAG
- a CDS encoding substrate-binding domain-containing protein: MATGCGKKKSESKWVIAFSQCTTTEPWRVLFNARLRAEAAKHPEVKLIIADAQDKTANQVAQVENFIRQRVDAILISPKESAGLTDVVAQAYDAGIPVIVLDRGVNTDKYTCFIGADNMEIGRAAGQYAVELLGGKGRAKGNIVEIWGGMGSTPAQERHAGFQHVIDNEPGIKTVVGRQDGDWKQDKAYTIMETALKAHPKVDLVYAHNDPMAFGAYLAAQDAGRAKDIKFIGIDGIPEEGCKWVAEGILAGTFLYPTPGEEGLRAALKVLRGEKVPKRITLPTARITKANVAEFLPAKP; the protein is encoded by the coding sequence ATGGCAACCGGATGTGGCAAGAAAAAGAGCGAGAGCAAGTGGGTGATTGCCTTCTCGCAGTGCACAACCACTGAGCCCTGGCGGGTGCTGTTCAACGCTCGCCTGCGCGCGGAAGCCGCCAAGCACCCGGAGGTCAAGCTCATCATTGCCGATGCGCAGGACAAGACCGCCAACCAGGTGGCGCAGGTGGAGAATTTCATCCGCCAGCGGGTGGATGCCATCCTGATCTCGCCCAAAGAGTCCGCCGGACTCACGGATGTGGTGGCGCAGGCCTACGATGCGGGCATTCCGGTCATCGTGCTGGACCGCGGGGTGAACACCGACAAGTACACCTGCTTCATCGGCGCTGACAACATGGAGATCGGGCGCGCGGCCGGCCAGTATGCGGTGGAGCTCCTCGGTGGCAAGGGAAGGGCCAAGGGCAACATCGTGGAGATCTGGGGCGGCATGGGCTCGACTCCCGCCCAGGAGCGCCACGCCGGCTTTCAGCACGTCATCGATAACGAGCCGGGCATCAAGACGGTGGTCGGCCGGCAGGACGGTGATTGGAAGCAAGACAAGGCCTACACCATCATGGAGACGGCCCTTAAGGCACACCCGAAAGTCGACTTGGTCTACGCCCACAACGACCCCATGGCCTTCGGGGCGTATCTTGCCGCTCAGGACGCAGGCCGCGCCAAGGACATCAAGTTCATCGGCATCGATGGCATCCCCGAGGAGGGGTGCAAGTGGGTAGCTGAGGGCATCCTGGCCGGCACCTTCCTCTATCCCACGCCCGGCGAAGAGGGGCTGCGCGCCGCGCTCAAGGTGCTCAGGGGCGAGAAGGTGCCCAAGCGCATCACCCTGCCCACGGCGCGCATTACCAAGGCCAACGTCGCCGAGTTTCTTCCCGCCAAGCCATAG
- a CDS encoding GHMP kinase — MSARALVVSAPGRICLFGEHQDYLGLPVIAAAIDRRIWISGQRREDARFEIDLPDIGAREHFSLPGPVPYERKRDYLRSGLNVLLRRGLRLERGYSCRVHGTIPINSGTSSSSALVVAWVLFLLAAAQDDRAADSMFVARCAHEAEVLEFHEPGGMMDHVTASFGGVLHIEFAPELRIESLPARLGKFVLGDSHEPKDTTDLLACVRGGSVAAMEALKSADAALSYRSVSLADIDRHERRLSREQSQLLRARVGVRDLTEQARLLLRQEEVDHGRLGALLTAHHRQLGEGLRISTPKIERMIAAALTAGALGAKINGSGGGGCMFAYAPERTEEVAQAITAAGGAPYVISVAQGAMVEECNL, encoded by the coding sequence ATGAGCGCCCGCGCGCTGGTGGTCTCCGCGCCGGGGCGCATCTGCCTTTTTGGCGAACATCAAGACTACTTGGGGCTGCCGGTGATCGCCGCGGCCATCGACCGCCGCATCTGGATTAGCGGCCAGAGGAGGGAAGACGCCAGGTTTGAAATCGACCTGCCGGATATCGGCGCCCGCGAACACTTTTCCCTTCCTGGGCCGGTGCCGTACGAGAGGAAGCGCGACTATCTGCGCAGCGGCCTCAATGTCTTGCTGCGCAGGGGGCTGAGGCTGGAGAGGGGTTATTCATGCCGCGTCCATGGCACGATCCCCATCAACTCCGGCACCTCGAGCTCGTCTGCGCTGGTGGTGGCCTGGGTGCTGTTCCTGCTGGCAGCAGCCCAGGATGACCGCGCCGCAGACTCGATGTTTGTGGCTCGTTGTGCGCACGAAGCGGAGGTGCTGGAGTTTCACGAGCCCGGGGGCATGATGGACCACGTCACGGCCAGCTTCGGCGGCGTGTTGCACATCGAGTTTGCGCCGGAGCTGCGCATTGAGAGTCTGCCGGCCCGGCTGGGAAAATTTGTGCTCGGCGACTCGCACGAGCCAAAGGATACCACCGACCTCTTGGCCTGCGTGCGGGGAGGCTCGGTTGCTGCCATGGAGGCCCTGAAGAGTGCCGATGCGGCCCTTTCGTATCGTTCCGTGTCGCTTGCGGACATCGACCGGCACGAGAGGAGACTCAGCCGCGAGCAAAGCCAACTCCTGCGCGCACGGGTTGGCGTTCGTGATCTGACTGAACAGGCGCGCCTTCTCCTTCGGCAGGAGGAGGTTGACCATGGTCGCTTGGGGGCGTTGCTGACGGCTCACCATCGCCAACTCGGCGAAGGGCTGCGCATTTCTACACCCAAGATCGAACGCATGATCGCCGCCGCATTGACTGCCGGAGCTCTTGGGGCGAAGATCAATGGCTCCGGGGGCGGTGGCTGCATGTTCGCCTACGCCCCAGAGCGCACCGAAGAAGTGGCCCAGGCCATCACTGCTGCAGGGGGCGCGCCTTACGTGATCTCGGTCGCCCAGGGAGCCATGGTGGAGGAGTGCAACTTGTGA
- a CDS encoding sugar ABC transporter ATP-binding protein codes for MALLGAVMISKSFPGVQALKEVSFDVNAGEVHALVGENGAGKSTLMKILSGALTPDAGTILLAGHPTSFQNPRQAQEAGIGIIYQELTLVPELTVAQNIFLGREPLRRSGIVNKGRMERMAAELLAQLHIAIPPSALVRNLRIGQQQLVEIARAVSRAACVLIMDEPTSALSQAETAALFEVLNRLRNQGIAIIYISHRLGEVFHVADRISVLRDGRLVGTVPAAQTSRAEVIRMMVGRELSTFHAHHPAPRSGAVLQVERLTLEAELPGLPPVLRHISLEVHEGEILGIAGLLGSGRTELLECLFGLHPLRMGGRILLHGAPICLSSPRDALRHGIAFLPEDRRRSGLVITMSTGRNLTLATLHKLLRAAVISGRRERRLAQELMQRLRIKATGFHQPVETLSGGNQQKVVAGKCLATTPCVLLLDEPTRGIDVGAKAELYELFASLAAQGMAMLMVSSELPELLALADRIIVLRDGRISACFGHGEATQEKILEAASPHALAEEVAPC; via the coding sequence ATGGCACTGCTTGGCGCGGTCATGATCAGCAAGTCTTTCCCTGGCGTGCAGGCTCTCAAAGAGGTGAGCTTCGACGTCAACGCTGGGGAAGTGCACGCCCTCGTCGGCGAGAACGGTGCCGGCAAGTCAACCCTGATGAAAATCCTCAGCGGCGCCCTGACTCCAGACGCCGGCACTATCCTCCTTGCCGGTCACCCCACCTCCTTCCAAAACCCCCGGCAGGCGCAGGAAGCAGGCATCGGCATCATCTACCAGGAGCTGACGTTGGTGCCGGAGCTCACCGTGGCGCAGAACATCTTCTTAGGCAGGGAGCCACTGCGCCGCAGCGGGATCGTCAACAAGGGGCGGATGGAACGGATGGCCGCCGAGCTCCTTGCCCAGCTCCATATTGCCATTCCACCGTCGGCCCTCGTGCGCAACCTGCGCATCGGCCAGCAGCAGCTTGTAGAAATTGCCAGGGCCGTGTCCCGCGCGGCGTGCGTGCTCATCATGGACGAGCCCACCTCTGCCCTGTCGCAGGCAGAGACGGCGGCCTTGTTCGAGGTGCTCAACAGGCTGAGGAATCAGGGCATCGCCATCATCTACATCTCGCACCGCCTGGGCGAGGTCTTTCACGTCGCCGACCGCATCTCTGTGCTGCGCGATGGCCGTCTGGTGGGCACGGTACCTGCGGCCCAAACCTCCCGCGCCGAGGTCATCAGAATGATGGTAGGACGCGAGCTATCGACATTCCACGCGCACCACCCGGCGCCGAGGTCCGGCGCAGTTCTCCAAGTCGAACGCCTTACGCTGGAGGCGGAGTTACCAGGCCTCCCGCCTGTGCTGCGCCACATCAGCCTGGAGGTGCATGAGGGCGAGATTCTCGGCATTGCCGGCCTGCTCGGTTCCGGCCGGACTGAGCTCTTGGAGTGCCTCTTCGGCCTGCATCCGCTGCGCATGGGCGGGCGGATCCTCCTGCACGGCGCACCCATCTGCCTGAGCTCCCCGCGCGATGCGCTACGCCATGGCATTGCCTTCCTGCCCGAGGACCGGCGCCGCTCCGGGCTGGTGATCACCATGAGCACCGGTCGCAACCTGACCCTGGCAACCTTGCACAAGCTGCTGCGCGCGGCAGTCATCTCTGGCCGGCGCGAACGTCGCCTGGCGCAAGAGCTGATGCAACGGCTGCGCATCAAGGCGACTGGCTTTCACCAGCCGGTGGAGACCCTGAGCGGCGGCAACCAGCAGAAGGTGGTGGCGGGCAAGTGTCTGGCCACTACGCCGTGCGTGCTGCTCTTGGATGAGCCGACGCGTGGCATCGACGTGGGGGCCAAGGCAGAGCTGTACGAACTGTTTGCCTCTCTGGCAGCGCAGGGTATGGCCATGCTCATGGTGAGCTCCGAGTTGCCCGAACTGCTGGCGCTGGCCGATCGGATCATAGTGCTGCGCGATGGCCGCATCAGCGCCTGCTTTGGGCACGGCGAGGCAACGCAGGAGAAGATTCTGGAAGCCGCCTCGCCGCATGCGCTTGCCGAGGAGGTGGCGCCATGCTGA
- a CDS encoding ABC transporter permease codes for MLKGQGVRRLLELLALLKLYLGLAALFAAGIALSPIAADGTNVFLSPDNLADVLRQVSNNGILAVGMTMVILVAGIDLSVGTVMALGSTLTAMLLTVRGWSTATYVSVPATAAVVGSAVAVGAWRLSRARRTPAMLLAPGAGAVAAVLVWIWLARQSDTGFSVLGVLVAVPCVTLLMGTLNGLLIAKGRLQPFIVTLAMMIAALGSARLIAGKDHSVYQVYIGPEGATPAFQFLRARLGGVVPVPGLIFLLCVAASHFVLKKLRFGRYVYAIGGNEEAARLSGINVAAIKTATYAVSGLLAGLTGVLYCAQYRQGKPDAGTGMELDAIAAVVIGGTSLLGGRGSVIGTLVGVFIFGLLNNILQLRNVDYNVQLVFKGVIIVAAVLLQEGRFGDWLRRLRRSLPHRAGP; via the coding sequence ATGCTGAAAGGCCAGGGCGTGCGCCGCTTGCTCGAACTGCTGGCGCTCCTCAAGCTCTACCTCGGCTTGGCTGCCCTTTTCGCGGCAGGCATTGCCCTGTCCCCCATTGCCGCCGACGGCACCAACGTCTTCCTCAGTCCGGATAACCTTGCCGACGTGCTTCGCCAGGTCTCCAACAATGGCATCTTAGCGGTGGGCATGACCATGGTCATCTTGGTGGCCGGCATCGACCTCTCCGTGGGCACGGTGATGGCCTTGGGCTCGACCTTGACGGCAATGCTCCTCACTGTGCGCGGCTGGTCCACCGCAACCTACGTGAGTGTACCCGCCACTGCCGCGGTCGTGGGCAGCGCGGTGGCAGTCGGGGCCTGGCGCCTGAGCCGTGCACGACGGACACCCGCCATGCTCCTCGCCCCGGGTGCGGGCGCAGTTGCTGCGGTGCTCGTTTGGATATGGCTTGCCCGCCAGTCAGACACTGGCTTTTCCGTGCTCGGCGTGCTGGTAGCCGTGCCCTGCGTGACGCTCCTCATGGGGACCCTCAACGGCCTGCTCATCGCCAAGGGGCGCCTGCAGCCGTTCATCGTCACCTTAGCGATGATGATTGCCGCGCTTGGCTCGGCCCGGCTCATCGCCGGCAAGGACCATTCCGTGTACCAGGTCTACATCGGCCCGGAGGGGGCGACCCCTGCGTTCCAGTTCTTGCGGGCGCGCCTGGGCGGTGTCGTCCCGGTCCCAGGCCTCATCTTCTTGCTCTGTGTGGCCGCCAGCCATTTCGTGCTCAAGAAGCTGCGCTTTGGCCGCTACGTCTACGCCATCGGCGGCAACGAGGAAGCCGCCCGCCTGTCCGGCATCAACGTTGCGGCCATCAAGACGGCTACTTACGCGGTATCGGGCTTGTTGGCCGGCCTTACCGGCGTGCTCTACTGCGCGCAATACCGGCAAGGCAAGCCCGATGCCGGCACAGGCATGGAGCTGGACGCCATCGCCGCGGTGGTCATCGGGGGCACCAGCCTGCTGGGCGGGCGTGGCTCGGTCATCGGTACGCTGGTGGGGGTGTTCATTTTTGGCTTGCTGAATAACATTCTCCAGTTGCGCAACGTGGATTACAACGTGCAGTTGGTCTTCAAGGGAGTGATTATCGTTGCCGCAGTACTGCTGCAGGAGGGACGCTTTGGCGACTGGCTGCGTCGCCTGCGGCGCTCGTTGCCGCACCGAGCAGGGCCCTGA
- a CDS encoding NTP transferase domain-containing protein: MAGELRAVILAAGRGTRMKSDLPKVLHPLLGRPMVQYVVDACRAASVETIYLVVGYGAEKVRQALGPGLCYVTQEPQLGTGHALLQVSPLLAGYEGDLLVLVGDSPLITPGLLQKLLSLHQSSGAAATFLSAVFDAPPAYGRVLRDVQGRVVRIVEELDATPEVAAVKEVITSHFCFRAEVVLPLLAKIDNHNAKGEYYLTDIVGILRAAGHQVEALPVEDTRLVWAVNTPEELTVAERLFQELQAAAPLGKEADR; this comes from the coding sequence ATGGCCGGAGAACTGCGCGCGGTCATCCTGGCCGCAGGCAGGGGCACGCGCATGAAATCCGACCTGCCCAAGGTGCTCCATCCGCTGCTTGGCCGACCCATGGTGCAGTACGTAGTCGACGCGTGCCGCGCTGCAAGTGTGGAGACCATCTACTTGGTGGTTGGCTACGGGGCTGAGAAGGTGCGCCAGGCTCTTGGCCCTGGGCTCTGCTATGTTACCCAGGAGCCGCAGCTCGGCACCGGGCATGCGCTGCTGCAGGTGAGCCCGCTCTTGGCTGGCTACGAAGGTGACCTTCTCGTGCTGGTCGGCGATAGCCCGCTCATCACGCCAGGCCTCCTTCAGAAGCTCCTGTCGCTCCACCAGAGCAGCGGGGCAGCCGCCACCTTCCTCAGTGCGGTGTTCGACGCGCCGCCGGCCTATGGCAGGGTGCTGCGCGATGTGCAGGGGAGGGTGGTGCGCATCGTCGAAGAGCTCGATGCCACGCCGGAGGTGGCGGCAGTCAAAGAGGTCATCACTTCGCACTTCTGCTTTCGCGCCGAGGTGGTCCTGCCGCTCCTGGCGAAGATCGACAACCACAATGCCAAGGGCGAGTACTACCTCACCGACATTGTGGGCATCTTGCGCGCGGCCGGGCATCAAGTTGAGGCGCTGCCGGTGGAGGACACGCGCCTGGTCTGGGCAGTAAACACGCCAGAGGAGTTGACAGTGGCGGAAAGACTTTTCCAGGAACTGCAGGCTGCGGCACCCCTGGGCAAGGAGGCAGATCGATGA
- a CDS encoding alpha-galactosidase: MARRLACVVCALLMFWVAARAGDASATASSGQEDRIVVLENNCLVCSLRVEGGQLVSETLAGQPGWLTAHGSRTVRVEADGDFALELFWTDWSAPGKKDNADNELLVSARDFRLLSVTSNDSARDSKRTHLLFQHRQASLQVLLSYELPADRPYLRRRLAVCDPKRHRHFLHFVWPRRGAIEGPLALVKNGGFGQPAAARIQDGAVFWGVEYPVATTLLKLEQTGSASLSCGHEAGEVVDSLWVQSEWVVTGLCPNPHAKLWFSRYLDDTRVAPLQPYLLYNSWYDVRAPEYTERPEDVMNEANVLRIIRDFQREMWQKRGIRLDAFVLDDGWDVYKSDWVVRPQEFPQGLKPISQALDSLGTDLGIWLGPIGGYSHRDWRVGWMREHGYETVGDQMCVAGTKYHALLKKRVVDFVKEHGVGYFKWDGIQFSCSETEHGHPVGLYSRRATLEAVIDLCQSVRAARPEVFLNITSGTWLSPWWLKYANTIWMQGADYGYADVPSISRRDAAMTYRDHVLFEDYGINDFWFPVANLMTHGIIKGNLQKLGGEDEPLDKFTNNVLLYFARGVTMWELYISPNLLSEGEWEALAQSVAWARDHFDLLVHTAMIGGHPGKREPYGYAHFAGSRGIVAVRNPFIEPKEIPIPLAPGLGIDDKAASLVVERVYPTRHLCPQLYAAGATVHVPLQGYETAVFEIYPLAEANEPLLAGVTFEEEATALDVRHLRMLGEAQEPRLLNPELVAPGVLAEVLSQVGALSAPAGQERRPAGQVSTKRGRGELEAAVQIPAGLAKAELAVLFEREPRTAQSQASLRVRVDGREVQPSIEGDLRSWLWAKLQLPEGEHKVTCRVVGGETKWRGTAAAWLIYWVRPQARELTIPLKQPREAQRPLPPRPWPAGVVERVVKVGEARLP, from the coding sequence ATGGCAAGACGCCTGGCATGTGTCGTCTGCGCTCTGCTCATGTTCTGGGTCGCGGCGCGGGCAGGGGATGCCTCTGCTACGGCGAGCAGTGGGCAGGAAGACCGCATCGTCGTCCTGGAAAACAACTGCCTTGTGTGCTCGTTGCGAGTGGAGGGAGGGCAGCTTGTCTCCGAAACATTGGCCGGGCAGCCCGGGTGGCTCACCGCGCACGGGAGCCGCACCGTGCGTGTCGAAGCAGACGGTGACTTTGCTCTGGAGCTTTTCTGGACGGATTGGTCAGCCCCAGGCAAGAAGGATAACGCCGACAACGAGCTGCTGGTGTCGGCGCGGGACTTCCGACTGCTGTCCGTGACGAGCAATGATTCCGCGAGAGACAGCAAGAGGACACACTTGCTGTTCCAGCACCGCCAAGCCTCCCTGCAGGTGCTGCTCAGCTACGAGCTTCCGGCTGATCGCCCCTACCTCAGGCGGCGACTCGCGGTGTGCGACCCGAAGCGCCACCGGCACTTTCTCCATTTTGTGTGGCCGCGCCGGGGAGCAATTGAGGGACCTCTGGCCCTGGTAAAGAACGGTGGTTTTGGACAGCCGGCTGCAGCGCGCATCCAGGATGGCGCTGTGTTCTGGGGCGTGGAGTACCCGGTGGCCACGACTTTGCTGAAGCTGGAGCAGACAGGCTCTGCTTCCCTCAGCTGTGGGCACGAAGCGGGGGAGGTGGTGGACAGCCTCTGGGTGCAGAGCGAGTGGGTGGTGACCGGCCTTTGCCCAAACCCGCACGCCAAGCTCTGGTTCTCTCGCTACTTGGACGACACCCGCGTCGCGCCGCTCCAGCCCTACTTGCTCTACAACTCGTGGTACGACGTGCGCGCCCCGGAGTACACCGAGCGGCCTGAGGATGTGATGAACGAAGCCAACGTGCTGCGCATCATCAGGGACTTTCAGCGCGAGATGTGGCAGAAGCGCGGCATCCGGCTGGACGCCTTCGTGTTGGACGATGGCTGGGACGTGTACAAGAGCGACTGGGTGGTGCGCCCGCAGGAGTTTCCGCAAGGCCTGAAACCCATAAGCCAGGCGCTCGACAGCTTGGGCACCGACTTGGGTATCTGGTTAGGACCCATTGGCGGCTATTCGCACCGAGACTGGCGCGTGGGCTGGATGAGAGAACATGGCTACGAGACCGTGGGCGACCAGATGTGCGTGGCCGGCACAAAGTACCACGCATTGCTCAAGAAACGCGTGGTGGATTTCGTCAAAGAGCACGGGGTGGGCTACTTCAAGTGGGATGGCATCCAGTTCTCGTGCAGCGAGACGGAGCATGGGCATCCCGTGGGCCTCTATTCGCGGCGCGCCACCTTGGAGGCGGTGATTGACCTTTGCCAGTCGGTGCGCGCTGCCCGACCAGAGGTCTTCCTCAACATCACCTCCGGTACCTGGCTAAGCCCCTGGTGGCTCAAGTACGCCAACACCATCTGGATGCAAGGCGCTGACTATGGCTACGCCGACGTGCCCTCCATCAGCCGCCGCGATGCCGCCATGACCTATCGTGACCATGTCCTGTTCGAGGACTATGGCATCAACGACTTCTGGTTTCCCGTTGCTAACCTCATGACCCATGGTATCATCAAGGGCAACCTGCAGAAGCTCGGCGGCGAAGATGAGCCGCTGGACAAGTTCACCAACAATGTCCTCCTCTACTTTGCCCGAGGGGTGACCATGTGGGAGCTGTACATTTCACCCAACCTTCTCAGCGAAGGAGAGTGGGAGGCCCTGGCCCAGTCCGTCGCCTGGGCGCGGGACCACTTTGACCTGCTGGTGCACACGGCCATGATCGGCGGACACCCAGGCAAGCGCGAGCCCTATGGCTACGCCCACTTTGCCGGCAGCCGGGGCATCGTCGCAGTGCGCAACCCGTTCATCGAACCGAAAGAAATCCCCATCCCGCTTGCCCCTGGATTGGGTATCGACGATAAGGCGGCGTCGCTGGTGGTGGAGCGCGTCTACCCCACGCGCCACCTCTGCCCGCAGCTCTACGCGGCCGGCGCCACAGTGCACGTGCCTCTGCAGGGGTACGAGACGGCGGTCTTTGAAATCTACCCGCTGGCCGAGGCGAACGAACCGCTACTGGCCGGGGTGACCTTCGAAGAAGAAGCGACGGCGCTCGACGTCCGCCACTTGCGCATGCTTGGCGAGGCACAAGAGCCGCGCCTACTGAACCCAGAACTCGTGGCACCGGGAGTCTTGGCAGAGGTTCTCAGCCAGGTTGGAGCCCTTTCCGCACCGGCGGGTCAGGAGAGGCGCCCTGCAGGCCAAGTCAGCACGAAACGCGGCAGAGGTGAGCTGGAAGCAGCCGTTCAGATTCCCGCCGGGTTAGCGAAAGCAGAGTTGGCCGTCCTGTTTGAACGTGAGCCAAGGACTGCACAGAGCCAGGCCTCTTTGCGCGTAAGGGTGGACGGGCGAGAGGTGCAGCCGTCTATCGAAGGGGATCTGCGCAGTTGGCTCTGGGCGAAGCTGCAGTTGCCCGAAGGAGAGCACAAGGTGACCTGCAGGGTGGTTGGTGGCGAGACGAAATGGCGAGGAACCGCAGCGGCGTGGCTAATTTATTGGGTGCGGCCCCAGGCGCGGGAATTGACCATCCCACTGAAACAGCCGCGCGAGGCGCAGCGGCCGCTGCCCCCGCGACCGTGGCCTGCAGGCGTGGTCGAACGGGTGGTCAAGGTGGGCGAGGCGAGGCTTCCGTGA
- a CDS encoding sodium:solute symporter family protein produces MDLYATNFATVDWLILLTYVCIPVVIGVLVRKYVRGIGDFIVAGRSLRLWLAIATMSGTEIGLVTVMYNAELGFKHGFSAFHIAVLEFSCILAIGLTGFIVYRLRKMEVMTIPEFYGKRFGRNVRVLGAIILALGGILNTGLFLKASARFMVGVAGFSDPAGLKIMMTVMLLMVLVYTVLGGMVSVVINDFVQFIVLSVGMLSGTYYVLQTVGWRTLFQAPVGVNADAWFNPLHEGSGFGPLYVGFMMVQLLAAGALWQTGTQRALAAKSPRVARQLYAYSSISYAARRIIPMLWGIGAFVFMANVPEFLRAFQGPEALSSELGMPLFIAKIVPSGLLGLLSAGMFAAFMSTQDSYLLSWSAVITQDIIAPLRRRELSDRARLLITRVCIVTVGIFLLVWGLWFEAPVSLWNYMAITGTIYLAGAFTVIGAGLYWKRASTTGAYLALCAGVVAVLGIGPWTKGADVPWYLSDRFFGLLAFILAFVGMVAGSLLFPDRAREDRA; encoded by the coding sequence ATGGACCTCTACGCGACTAACTTTGCCACGGTGGATTGGCTGATTCTGCTAACCTACGTCTGCATCCCGGTGGTGATTGGGGTGCTGGTGCGCAAGTACGTGCGCGGCATCGGCGACTTTATCGTGGCAGGCCGCTCGCTGCGGCTGTGGCTGGCTATCGCCACGATGAGCGGCACGGAGATCGGCCTGGTCACGGTGATGTACAACGCCGAGCTGGGCTTCAAGCATGGCTTTTCCGCCTTTCACATCGCCGTCTTGGAATTCTCCTGTATCTTGGCCATCGGCCTGACCGGGTTCATCGTTTACCGGCTGCGCAAGATGGAAGTGATGACCATCCCAGAGTTCTATGGGAAACGGTTTGGGCGAAATGTGCGCGTTCTGGGTGCCATCATCCTCGCCCTGGGTGGCATCCTCAACACTGGCCTCTTTCTCAAAGCATCGGCACGCTTTATGGTGGGCGTGGCAGGCTTCAGCGATCCGGCTGGGCTGAAAATCATGATGACGGTGATGCTCCTCATGGTGCTGGTTTACACGGTGCTGGGCGGCATGGTGTCGGTGGTCATCAACGACTTTGTGCAGTTCATCGTCCTTTCGGTGGGGATGCTCTCGGGGACCTACTATGTGTTGCAGACGGTGGGTTGGCGCACCCTGTTCCAGGCACCGGTGGGCGTCAATGCTGACGCCTGGTTCAATCCTCTGCACGAGGGCTCGGGGTTTGGGCCGCTGTACGTGGGTTTTATGATGGTGCAGCTCTTGGCGGCTGGTGCCCTGTGGCAGACAGGGACCCAGCGCGCCCTTGCGGCCAAGTCACCACGCGTGGCCAGGCAGCTCTACGCGTATAGCTCCATTTCGTATGCGGCGCGTCGCATCATCCCGATGCTGTGGGGGATCGGCGCCTTTGTCTTCATGGCCAATGTGCCCGAGTTCCTCCGCGCCTTCCAGGGGCCGGAGGCGTTAAGCAGCGAGTTAGGCATGCCGCTGTTCATCGCCAAGATCGTGCCGAGCGGTCTGCTGGGTTTGCTCAGCGCGGGCATGTTCGCCGCGTTCATGTCGACCCAGGACAGCTACTTGCTGAGCTGGAGCGCGGTCATCACCCAGGACATCATTGCCCCGTTGCGCAGGCGGGAGCTTTCCGACCGGGCCCGGCTGCTCATCACCCGCGTCTGCATCGTCACGGTGGGCATCTTTCTGCTGGTCTGGGGGCTCTGGTTCGAGGCGCCGGTCTCTTTGTGGAACTACATGGCAATTACGGGCACCATCTATTTGGCGGGGGCCTTTACCGTAATCGGCGCCGGTCTGTACTGGAAGCGGGCCAGCACAACAGGCGCCTATCTGGCCCTGTGTGCCGGCGTGGTGGCGGTGTTGGGCATCGGGCCGTGGACCAAGGGGGCAGATGTGCCCTGGTATCTGAGCGACAGGTTCTTTGGCCTGTTGGCGTTTATCTTAGCCTTTGTCGGCATGGTGGCGGGTTCGCTACTCTTCCCGGACCGGGCAAGGGAGGATCGCGCATGA